A stretch of DNA from Candidatus Eisenbacteria bacterium:
CTCACCGAGCGATTGCACTCGGCGCGACGACGACGAAAGTCGGAATCCGCGTCGAGCCGGCCGGCGCAGGGTTCAGCGCGCACGATGTCGATCCGGCTGCCATCTGGCTCGCAGTTCCAGATTATCCCCTACAGTGGATCCGTGCCTTTCCAACGTCGGAGACCGTGGAGGATTCCGATGACAATGGTGTACCGGAGGTCGAAGCCTCCTTCTCCGTCGGCGATCTATCCAGGTTGTTGCCGGGTGTGAGTGGAAGAGAAACCGTCGTTGCGTCCGTGGAGGGGATGCTCCCTACCGGAGCGCTATTTCGCACGAGTGCCAACCTCACGGTCGTTGGAGCCGAGAACAGGCTCCGGGTGCTCGTGTCTCCAAATCCTTCCACTTCGAGTGCGACCTTGCACTTCCGAACCTCGCACGCGGGCCCCGTCCGCGTGAAACTATTCGACATCCGCGGACGCCTTTTGAGTACCGAGTTGGACGCTGCGCATGCAGATCCCTCGCAATACGCGATCCCCCTGGTCGGTTTCGGAGAGCATAAGACCCGTATACCGTCCGGCATCTACTTCTACACAATTGAGGCGGATGGGACGGTGGCGAAGGGGCGCTTCGCCGTCGTGAGGTAGTACGTGGACCCGCCCTTGGTTACGACGAAGACGTGGGGCCGTACTCCTCGGGGCGGATGTCGAGCTTCTTGATCTTGTAGAGGAGGGTCGTCCGCTTCATCCCGCCCAGGCTCCGGGCGGCCTCGGACTGGTTCCCGCCGTGGTTCCGGAGCGCCTCGAGGATGCGGTCCCGCTCGCCCTCGGGCGGATGCTTCTTCTCGTGGCCGTTCGCGCGCGAGGCGCGGACGGCGGCGTGGAGCTGCACGTCCTCGGCGCGGAGCCGCTCGCCGGGCTTCGCGAGCGCGACCGTGCGGTCGATCACGGCGCGGAGCTCGCGCACGTTCCCGGTCCAGGGATGCGCCACGAGCCGCGCCCACGCCTCCTCGCTCAGCGTGATCCGCTTCTTCGCGTGCGCGCAGGCTTGCTGGAGCATGTAGCGGCCGATCAGCTCGATGTCCCCCGGCCGCTCGCGGAGCGGCGGGACCTCGAGCCGGATGCCGTTCAGCCGGTAGTAGAGATCGTCGCGGAAGAGGCCGCGGCGCACGAGGGACGAGAGGTCCCGCGTGGAGGCGGCGATCACGCGCACGTCGACCTGCCGGAGGCCCATCCCGCCCACGCGGCGCAGCTCACCCATCTCGATCACGCGGAGGAGCTTCGCCTGGGCGGGGCTCAGGAGCTCGCTCACTTCATCGAGGAAGATGACCCCGCCGCTCGCGGCCTCGAAGAGGCCCGACCGGGCGCGATCGTCACCGGTCTCGATCCCCGCGTCCTTGCCGAAGAGGTCCTGGTCCAGCTCGCCGTCCGGGAGCGCGACGCAGTTCCCCACCACGAAGACGCGGCTGGCGCGGTCGCTCAGCGCGTGCGCGGCGCGCGCGAGGAGCTCCTTCCCCGTTCCGCTCTCGCCGAGCACGAGGATCGGCAGGCGGCTCGCCGAGGCGCGCTCGAGGATGCGCACCAGCTCGATCATCCGCGGATCCGCAGTCACGATGCCGAACCGGAAGCAGCCCGGATCCGCGCCCCGCGGCATCTCGGCCGCCTCCACGCGAGGTGTCGCGACCGGCGGCGGGGCGCCGATCTCGACGCCGAGCACCTTCTCGATCCGCTCGAGCCACGGCTCGAGCTTCATGGACATCGTGAGGCTTCGCGCCTCCCACAGGTAATCCCTCGCTTCGCGACGCTCCTCGGCGTCCCCGCCGGAGAGGAGCATCTCGCCCGCCCAGACGAGGAGCCGCGTCAACTCGTACCCGGCGTCCAGCTTCCGGAGCTCGCGCACGCCTTCCTCGGCGGTCCGGACCGCCTTCTCGCGATGGCCCAGAAGGAGATGCGCCATCGCCATCACGCGGTAGGTGGCGGCCTCCTCGAAGCGGTCGTTGATCTTCCTCGCGATCCGGAGCCCGCGCTCGCAGGTGATGAGCGCGCGATTCGGCTCGCCGATCCGGACGTGGATCTCGGCGATCCGGCGGCAGAGCTCGGGTACGAGATCCCCCTCGGGAGCCATGCGCTCCGCGAGGACGAGCGCGTGGTCGAAGGACTCGATCGCGGTCTGGTTCTCGTGGCGGTCCAGCGCGAGGTCGCCCAGGTACTCGAGGGCGATCACGCGCTCGCGCTCGAACCCGTGCTCCTCGGCCTCGGAGAGCGCGCCGCGAATCTCGCGCTCGGCGGCGCCCAGGTCGCGGCCGCGGATCCGGAGCAGGAACCCGTGATAGAGGCGGGCCTGCACCTTGCCGCGGGAGTGCCCGCGCTCTCCGAAGAGCGTGCGGGCGCGCGCGAGCTCCTTCTCGGCCGGCTCGATGCGCCCGATCTTCGCGAGCGCGATCGCGAGGTTGAGCGAGAAGGAGGCTTCCTCGTGGTAGAGCCCGGACTCGCGGGCCTCACGCTGCCCGCGGGCGAACTCCGAGGCGGCGCGGTGCAGCTCGCCCGCGCCGAGGAAGCAGAGGCCGAGGAGGTTCCGCGTGCGGAGCATCCCCGCCGTGTCCTCGAAATCCCAGCGGCTGATGTGGTAGGCCGCGCGGAAGTGCTCCTCCGCGCGCGAGGGGCGGCCGATGCGCCACGCGGCGCGGCCGGCCGCGATGTGGAACTCGAGAATGGGGCGCTTCTCGTTCGGCTGGAGCGCGTAGAGCTCGGTCAGCTTCTTCTCGGCGACCTCGGCGACTTCCTTCCAGCGCCCGAGGCCCAGGAGCGCCCGGCACCGGGCCAGGAGCAGCGGGTTCTCGGGCAAGGATGCCGAGGGCACGGACGCGCGCAGATCGGCAATGGCGTCGAGCGCGGCGGAGAACCGGCCGTGCGCCAGAAGATCCTCGATCTGCCGAATGTTGGGGCCGGCGCTTCCGCGCGGCCTCTTGTCTTCGCTCATGTGCCCTCGGAGGCGGGCGGCGGCCCGCCGTCACCGATCGATGTCAGTCCGACGACGCTAGCGCAGCGAGATGCGAATCCAGGTACGGACGTACGCGAGCCAGATGAGCTTCGCCTTGGTCCCCGAGCTCACCGTGGCGCTCGCGACCGGGACCGCCGACGAACGGAACGAGGACGCGTGCCTTCCGCCGCCCTTCGGCGTCGGGCTCGGCTGATCGTCCGCCGTCGGATCGCCTTCCGGGGTCGGGGCGTCGGTCGGTTCGTACGGTCTGGCGTTCGCGTTCCATGGCGCGGTGAGCAGGGCGGCCCAGACCGCCGCTGTCGCTCCCAGCCATGGAAGCGCCTTCCTCCTCTTCGAAACGTTCATGGAGACCACCTCCGTGTCTCCGGCGTGAGTTGAACAGGGGGACGGGGATGACTCGTGTGGTAGTTCATGTCCATCAGGGATGCTCCCGAGCG
This window harbors:
- a CDS encoding sigma 54-interacting transcriptional regulator; translation: MSEDKRPRGSAGPNIRQIEDLLAHGRFSAALDAIADLRASVPSASLPENPLLLARCRALLGLGRWKEVAEVAEKKLTELYALQPNEKRPILEFHIAAGRAAWRIGRPSRAEEHFRAAYHISRWDFEDTAGMLRTRNLLGLCFLGAGELHRAASEFARGQREARESGLYHEEASFSLNLAIALAKIGRIEPAEKELARARTLFGERGHSRGKVQARLYHGFLLRIRGRDLGAAEREIRGALSEAEEHGFERERVIALEYLGDLALDRHENQTAIESFDHALVLAERMAPEGDLVPELCRRIAEIHVRIGEPNRALITCERGLRIARKINDRFEEAATYRVMAMAHLLLGHREKAVRTAEEGVRELRKLDAGYELTRLLVWAGEMLLSGGDAEERREARDYLWEARSLTMSMKLEPWLERIEKVLGVEIGAPPPVATPRVEAAEMPRGADPGCFRFGIVTADPRMIELVRILERASASRLPILVLGESGTGKELLARAAHALSDRASRVFVVGNCVALPDGELDQDLFGKDAGIETGDDRARSGLFEAASGGVIFLDEVSELLSPAQAKLLRVIEMGELRRVGGMGLRQVDVRVIAASTRDLSSLVRRGLFRDDLYYRLNGIRLEVPPLRERPGDIELIGRYMLQQACAHAKKRITLSEEAWARLVAHPWTGNVRELRAVIDRTVALAKPGERLRAEDVQLHAAVRASRANGHEKKHPPEGERDRILEALRNHGGNQSEAARSLGGMKRTTLLYKIKKLDIRPEEYGPTSSS